From a single Apium graveolens cultivar Ventura chromosome 2, ASM990537v1, whole genome shotgun sequence genomic region:
- the LOC141706561 gene encoding interactor of constitutive active ROPs 4-like, protein MSRLRPSEVPQRSPKLVTDRKVLSHQVKASSLSSDGSPRLKDRRSPRGSQSDPVPVNQKKLGTRIAGLETQLEQAQEELKMLKDQLASAEAAKKEAQQQLESKTTKPKTEVRQEQEKKTIKPKREAQQRPQKKSVKVISPESDKVLKEYSHPSEIQVSKKTERPVHEDVDNDQLETDVFEVEVEKATVEAKPEFSQPTEENELNSKYVCLTTESPSLEPENLKMNDLAMRNEEIISLKADLELKEKELEVFSQSNENLKVKLNDATTEVLSAHAKEEEMILRLKQLAEELETSKGTVGKLTEKLGAVEGAKETLETEMKKLKVQTEQWRKAADAAAAVLAGDVEMNGRRISQRCGSMDTHYYEPAVGGYTGFVGSPGLGGNDSDDGFGNGKRKGSSIRMFGDLWKKKGQK, encoded by the exons ATGTCGAGATTAAG GCCTTCTGAAGTTCCTCAAAGGAGTCCAAAGCTGGTGACTGATCGCAAAGTTCTATCTCATCAAGTGAAGGCGTCATCTTTATCCTCCGACGGGAGCCCTAGGCTTAAGGATCGTCGGTCCCCAAGAGGTTCTCAGTCTGATCCTGTTCCTGTAAATCAAAAGAAATTGGGTACCCGTATTGCAGGTTTGGAAACTCAACTGGAGCAAGCACAAGAGGAGCTGAAGATGCTCAAAGATCAATTAGCCTCAGCTGAGGCTGCAAAGAAAGAAGCTCAACAACAACTCGAGAGTAAAACCACAAAACCAAAAACAGAAGTACGACAAGAACAGGAGAAGAAGACTATAAAGCCGAAGAGAGAAGCTCAACAAAGGCCACAGAAGAAGTCTGTGAAGGTAATCAGTCCAGAGTCTGACAAAGTGCTCAAAGAGTATTCTCATCCTAGCGAAATCCAAGTATCTAAAAAAACAGAACGTCCTGTACATGAAGATGTTGACAATGATCAATTGGAAACTGATGTATTCGAAGTTGAAGTTGAAAAAGCAACTGTTGAAGCTAAACCTGAATTTAGCCAACCAACTGAAGAAAATGAGCTGAATTCCAAGTATGTTTGCTTGACAACAGAATCACCGTCTCTTGAACCAGAGAATCTAAAGATGAATGATTTGGCCATGAGGAATGAAGAGATAATTTCACTGAAAGCCGATTTGGAACTGAAGGAGAAAGAACTAGAGGTTTTCTCCCAAAGCAACGAAAACTTGAAAGTAAAACTCAACGATGCTACTACAGAGGTATTGTCAGCTCATGCAAAGGAAGAGGAAATGATCTTGAGGTTGAAACAACTTGCAGAAGAACTAGAAACAAGCAAAGGCACTGTAGGGAAATTAACTGAGAAGCTTGGAGCTGTCGAAGGAGCAAAAGAAACACTGGAAACAGAAATGAAGAAGCTTAAAGTGCAAACGGAGCAATGGAGGAAGGCAGCTGATGCTGCTGCAGCAGTCTTAGCAGGAGACGTCGAGATGAATGGCAGAAGAATATCCCAGAGGTGTGGATCAATGGATACACACTACTACGAGCCAGCAGTTGGTGGATACACTGGTTTTGTCGGTTCACCTGGCTTAGGTGGTAACGACTCAGACGATGGATTTGGAAACGGGAAGAGGAAAGGCTCGAGTATTAGAATGTTCGGAGACCTGTGGAAAAAGAAGGGCCAGAAATGA